A genomic region of Runella rosea contains the following coding sequences:
- a CDS encoding polysaccharide deacetylase family protein: MKYLFVAVLSFLCAAQSISQETYAEKLGYPKGKKIIIFHIDDAGMSYEANQGTILAMEKGVANSTSVMMPCGWVPAYMKYVQQHPTTDAGVHLTLTSEWKGYRWFPISGREKVPGLLDKEGAMWSNVGDVVKHATPDEVEIEIRAQIARFRAFGVEPSHIDSHMGTLFGSAAFTERYIKVGIQEKIPVMLPGGHATLIAKERNSPAQEIQQFQQIGKMLWNAGLPVLDDLFADTYGWKLSPETPNTEENLRKMKTEKYIELLKEAKPGITMVIMHCAAPSENFKEITDSWPTRYGDLYAMQDPALKKFIEKEGIILTTWREMRERRAKVK, translated from the coding sequence ATGAAATATCTATTCGTCGCTGTGTTATCTTTTCTCTGTGCAGCGCAGAGCATCTCTCAGGAAACCTACGCCGAAAAATTGGGTTATCCCAAAGGCAAAAAAATCATCATTTTTCACATTGACGACGCTGGGATGTCGTACGAAGCCAATCAGGGAACGATTCTGGCGATGGAAAAGGGCGTGGCCAACTCAACCAGCGTGATGATGCCCTGCGGCTGGGTGCCCGCCTACATGAAATACGTGCAACAACACCCCACCACCGACGCGGGCGTTCACCTTACGTTGACGTCGGAATGGAAAGGCTACCGCTGGTTTCCGATTTCAGGGCGCGAAAAAGTCCCAGGGCTGTTGGACAAAGAAGGCGCCATGTGGTCAAACGTCGGTGACGTGGTGAAGCACGCCACTCCCGACGAAGTGGAGATCGAAATTCGCGCCCAAATTGCGCGTTTCCGCGCCTTTGGGGTAGAGCCATCACACATCGACTCCCACATGGGCACGCTGTTTGGCTCGGCGGCTTTTACCGAGCGCTACATCAAAGTAGGAATACAGGAAAAAATCCCCGTGATGCTTCCAGGCGGTCACGCCACGTTGATTGCCAAAGAGCGCAACAGCCCCGCGCAGGAAATTCAGCAGTTTCAACAAATCGGCAAGATGCTTTGGAACGCGGGATTGCCCGTTTTGGATGATTTATTTGCCGATACATACGGTTGGAAACTCTCGCCCGAAACACCTAATACGGAAGAAAACCTGCGAAAAATGAAAACCGAAAAGTACATTGAGTTGTTGAAAGAGGCCAAACCGGGCATTACGATGGTGATTATGCACTGCGCCGCCCCGAGCGAAAACTTCAAAGAAATCACTGATTCATGGCCTACCCGCTACGGAGACCTATACGCAATGCAGGATCCAGCACTCAAAAAATTCATCGAAAAAGAAGGCATTATCCTTACCACTTGGCGCGAAATGCGCGAACGCCGCGCCAAGGTGAAGTAA